From the genome of Xiphophorus couchianus chromosome 6, X_couchianus-1.0, whole genome shotgun sequence, one region includes:
- the myom1a gene encoding myomesin 1a (skelemin) isoform X2, whose product MSGSVQVTQKQQQKLQLHQQLEEKQHYESSYYLSTRSSVSKQAFSTHKTSSHRLKTSVKTDKGQQVVKLSPLPKRAKRTYLAMDKDKEVIGYVIPMFRANHDVVRGLMEAQEDDVTEEGINYVAMRNLFVREAREAMEVKVEKKTRSKHVRESAERMEFDRALEEWSEFRKKMHPDRLTHPPEFIVKPRGQTVWEGKTVRLHCTVAGWPKPRIAWYKNNVLIDAKAHPEKYTAESTYNMHSLEIKNCDFLDTAQYYVSALNVKGEASSAATVVVKRFQDREEGPFDPKPHGFCPEHGVTFHTSIIDKFEVAFGCEGETLSLGCTVIIFPTVKKYQPEVVWYRNSVPLKPSKWVHTHWSGERATLTLTHLNKEDEGMYTLRVNTKSGFDSYSAYVFVKDADVELEGVPVAPLDVCCHDANKDYVVVTWKQPAVEGSSPILGYYIDRCEVGTHHWAQCNDAPVKYARFPVTGLVEGRSYVFRVRAFNNVGVSRPSRISDPVVAMDPSDRARLRAGPLAPWTGVIKFTEEEPTVGVIPGEPTDVVVTEATKSYVVLAWKPPEQRGHEGVMYYIEKCIQGTDTWQRVNTGMPVKSPRFAIFDLAEGKSYNFRVRCCNSAGVGEPSVPTGDTIVGDKLDLPSAPGNPVATRNTDTSVVVTWGASKDVKHLVGYYIESSVTGTDVWMPCNNKPVKQTRFVCHGLTTGSNYVFRVKAVNAAGYSQNSSNSDAVLVQAAISVPASPTNVNLLEAVKDYMVLGWTAPTDNGGADIRGYFVDYRTVKGNIYGKWHEMNQKALTTTSYKAENLKENVFYQFQVRAMNMAGVSKPSLPTASLECKEWTITIPGPPVGLYVMEVRDTSVVVLWEPPVFDGRSPVNGYYLDIKDASAGEEGWKAVHEKTNKGKFMKVTGLTAGTAYVFRVRSQNLVGVGKPSQDLGPILAQTRPGTKEIYVDVDDNGVISMIFECSEMKEGSQFVWFKNYQEITDTSRLTIATQGGKSRAIFNSLSMEDLGTFSCMVTNTEGISSSYILTEEALLRLLDLSHEHKFPVIPFKNEMAMELLEKGCVRFWAQMEKFTSACQVEYVFNDVIIEQGKKYTMKFDKSSGLIELFMDSLEVTDEGTFTFNLVDGKAKGTTSLVLIGDEFRELQRKSEFERAEWVRKQGPHFVEYLGFTVTQECDVLLKCKLGNIKPVTEIIWSKDSIEIAEDDEDAVKIEKKDCDLTFNIGKISKQDAGIYEVFLRDERGKDKSAFNLTEAGYQAVMNELFRVIANSSSDIQIQSSENGIILYSNVTYYDEDLRVGWLHKDAKIAASERVKSGVTGEQLWLKINEPTEKDKGKYTMDIFDGKDGVKRVLDLTGKAWQDAFEEFQRLKAAAIAERNRARVVGGLPDVVAIQEGKSLNLTGNVWGEPAPEVCWVKNDKELVSDDHYKLKFEHGKFASITIAAVTTADSGKYALVVKNKYGKEAGEFTVSVYNPDEESREDKKD is encoded by the exons CCTGAAGACCTCTGTGAAGACAGACAAGGGGCAGCAGGTGGTTAAACTGAGCCCGCTACCCAAAAGAGCCAAACGTACCTACCTGGCCATGGACAAGGACAAAGAAGTAATAGGCTACGTCATTCCTATGTTTAGAGCAAA cCATGACGTCGTACGGGGACTGATGGAGGCTCAGGAGGATGATGTTACAGAGGAGGGTATTAACTATGTGGCAATGAGGAACCTGTTTGTCAGGGAGGCCAGGGAGGCCATGGAGGTAAaggttgaaaagaaaacaagatcaAAGCATGTCAGGGAATCAGCAGAGCGCATGGAATTTGACAGAGCG TTGGAGGAGTGGTCAGAGTTTCGTAAGAAAATGCACCCAGATAGGCTGACGCACCCTCCGGAGTTTATTGTCAAGCCCCGTGGACAGACTGTGTGGGAGGGCAAAACAGTCAGGCTGCACTGCACCGTGGCCGGATGGCCAAAACCAAGGATTGCTTG GTATAAGAACAATGTGCTGATCGATGCCAAGGCCCATCCTGAGAAGTACACAGCCGAAAGCACTTACAACATGCACTCCTTGGAGATCAAGAA ttgcgATTTCTTGGACACTGCTCAGTATTATGTCTCCGCTCTCAATGTGAAAGGGGAAGCTTCCTCTGCAGCTACTGTTGTTGTCAAAA GGTTCCAAGATAGAGAAGAAGGTCCATTTGATCCCAAACCAC ATGGTTTTTGCCCTGAGCATGGGGTTACTTTTCATACAAGCATTATTGACAAATTTGAAGTGGCCTTTGGTTGTGAGGGGGAAACACTGAGTCTGGGCTGCACTGTCATCATTTTTCCCACTGTGAAAAAGTACCAGCCTGAAGTTGTGTGGTACAGAAACT CTGTACCTTTGAAGCCCTCCAAGTGGGTGCACACACACTGGTCTGGAGAACGCGCCACTCTCACTCTAACCCACCTTAACAAGGAAGATGAGGGCATGTACACCTTGCGCGTCAACACAAAATCCGGCTTTGACTCCTACTCAGCCTATGTATTTGTCAAAG ATGCTGATGTGGAGCTTGAGGGGGTTCCCGTGGCCCCCCTGGATGTGTGTTGTCACGATGCCAACAAGGACTATGTGGTGGTAACCTGGAAGCAGCCAGCAGTGGAGGGCAGCAGCCCCATCCTCGGATACTACATCGACAG GTGTGAAGTGGGCACCCATCACTGGGCTCAGTGTAATGATGCCCCAGTCAAGTACGCCCGGTTCCCTGTTACAGGGCTGGTGGAGGGGCGTTCTTATGTCTTTAGGGTGCGTGCCTTTAACAACGTGGGAGTCAGTCGTCCATCCCGCATCTCTGATCCTGTGGTTGCCATGGATCCTTCAGACCGAGCTCGACTCAGAG CTGGACCACTGGCACCTTGGACTGGGGTGATCAAGTTCACAGAAGAGGAACCCACTG tGGGTGTGATTCCTGGAGAACCTACTGATGTTGTGGTCACTGAGGCCACCAAGAGTTATGTGGTGCTTGCCTGGAAGCCCCCAGAGCAAAGGGGTCATGAGGGAGTCATGTATTACATTGAgaaa TGTATTCAAGGGACAGACACCTGGCAGAGGGTGAACACTGGGATGCCAGTGAAGTCCCCTCGCTTTGCGATTTTTGACCTGGCAGAGGGTAAATCATACAACTTCCGTGTGCGATGCTGCAACTCCGCTGGCGTGGGCGAGCCCTCCGTACCCACTGGAGACACCATAGTTGGTGACAAACTTG aTCTTCCCTCTGCCCCAGGCAATCCAGTGGCCACCAGGAACACAGATACCTCAGTGGTTGTCACCTGGGGGGCATCTAAGGATGTAAAGCACTTGGTTGGCTATTACATTGAATCTAGTGTGACGGGAACTGATGTGTGGATGCCTTGCAACAATAAACCTGTCAAGCAGACCAG GTTTGTGTGCCACGGCCTCACCACAGGGTCCAACTACGTGTTCAGAGTAAAGGCGGTGAACGCTGCTGGATATAGCCAGAACTCCTCCAATTCTGATGCCGTGCTTGTACAGGCTGCTATCT CTGTACCTGCAAGCCCCACCAATGTGAACCTACTGGAAGCCGTGAAGGACTACATGGTTCTGGGTTGGACTGCACCCACTGACAACGGAGGAGCCGACATTAGAGGATACTTTGTGGATTACAGAACAGTGAAGGGGAACATTTATGGAAAATGGCATGAAATGAACCAAAAGGCTCTAACCACAACTTCCTATAAG GCCGAGAACCTGAAGGAAAACGTCTTCTATCAGTTCCAAGTCCGTGCAATGAACATGGCAGGTGTGAGTAAACCCTCTCTGCCCACTGCAAGTTTGGAGTGCAAGGAATGGACCATTACTATTCCAG GACCCCCTGTTGGTCTCTATGTGATGGAGGTTCGTGACACCTCTGTTGTGGTCTTGTGGGAACCTCCTGTGTTTGATGGACGCAGCCCCGTCAACGGCTACTACCTGGACATCAAGGACGCGTCTGCAGGCGAGGAAGGCTGGAAGGCTGTGCATGAGAAGACCAACAAGGGAAAGTTCAtgaag GTGACTGGGCTGACAGCAGGAACAGCCTACGTCTTCCGTGTGCGTTCTCAGAATCTTGTTGGAGTTGGAAAACCCTCCCAAGATTTGGGTCCAATTCTGGCCCAGACTCGCCCTG GCACCAAGGAGATTTATGTGGATGTTGATGACAACGGTGTCATTTCTATGATTTTTGAATGCTCTGAGATGAAAGAAGGCTCACAGTTTGTCTGGTTCAAGAACTACCAGGAAATCACAGACACATCTCGTCTCACTATTGCCACCCAGGGCGGCAA ATCCAGAGCTATCTTTAACAGTCTCTCTATGGAGGATCTGGGCACCTTCTCCTGTATGGTCACCAACACCGAAGGCATCTCCTCTAGCTACATTCTCACTGAGGAGG CCCTCCTGCGTCTCCTGGACCTTAGCCATGAACACAAGTTCCCTG TTATTCCCTTCAAGAATGAAATGGCCATGGAGCTGCTTGAGAAAGGCTGTGTGCGGTTTTGGGCTCAGATGGAGAAATTCACTTCTGCCTGCCAAGTGGAGTATGTTTTCAATGATGTCATCATTGAACAAGGAAAG aaatacacGATGAAGTTCGACAAGTCCAGCGGCCTTATAGAACTATTTATGGACTCTCTGGAAGTCACTGATGAAGGAACATTTACCTTTAACCTGGTGGATGGCAAGGCTAAGGGCACTACAAGTCTAGTGCTAATTGGAGATG aatTTAGGGAGCTACAAAGGAAATCTGAGTTTGAGAGAGCAGAATGGGTCAGGAAACAAG GTCCTCACTTTGTTGAGTACCTTGGCTTTACTGTCACTCAAGAATGTGATGTGCTGCTAAAATGCAAG CTTGGAAATATCAAACCAGTGACTGAGATCATATGGTCTAAGGACAGCATTGAGATTGCAGAGGATGATGAGGATGCTGTGAAAATCGAGAAAAAGGACTGCGACCTGACCTTTAATATTGGAAAG atcTCCAAGCAAGACGCAGGTATCTACGAGGTCTTCCTGAGAGACGAGAGAGGAAAAGATAAGAGCGCCTTCAATCTTACAGAAGCAG GATACCAAGCTGTAATGAATGAGCTCTTCAGAGTTATTG CCAATTCTTCCAGTGACATTCAAATTCAGAGTTCTGAAAATGGCATCATCCTCTACTCCAATGTGACATATTATGATGAGGACCTGCGTGTCGGCTGGCTTCACAA AGATGCCAAGATTGCAGCTTCAGAGAGAGTTAAGTCCGGCGTCACAGGGGAGCAGCTTTGGCTTAAGATCAATGAACCCACAGAGAAGGACAAGGGCAAATACACCATGGATATCTTTGATGGCAAGGATGGAGTAAAGAGAGTCTTGGATCTGACTGGCAAGG CATGGCAGGATGCATTTGAAGAATTCCAAAGGCTCAA AGCAGCAGCAATTGCAGAAAGAA ACCGCGCTCGTGTTGTTGGAGGCCTGCCAGATGTGGTTGCAATCCAGGAGGGCAAG tcCCTGAACTTGACTGGCAACGTGTGGGGCGAGCCGGCGCCTGAGGTGTGCTGGGTGAAGAACGACAAGGAGCTGGTGTCGGATGACCACTACAAGCTGAAGTTTGAGCATGGCAAGTTTGCCAGCATCACAATCGCAGCTGTCACCACGGCCGACTCTGGCAAATACGCCCTCGTGGTGAAGAACAAGTACGGCAAGGAGGCCGGCGAGTTCACTGTCAGCGTGTACAACCCTGAcgaggagagcagagaggacaAGAAAGACTAA
- the myom1a gene encoding myomesin 1a (skelemin) isoform X3 — protein MDKDKEVIGYVIPMFRANHDVVRGLMEAQEDDVTEEGINYVAMRNLFVREAREAMEVKVEKKTRSKHVRESAERMEFDRALEEWSEFRKKMHPDRLTHPPEFIVKPRGQTVWEGKTVRLHCTVAGWPKPRIAWYKNNVLIDAKAHPEKYTAESTYNMHSLEIKNCDFLDTAQYYVSALNVKGEASSAATVVVKRFQDREEGPFDPKPHGFCPEHGVTFHTSIIDKFEVAFGCEGETLSLGCTVIIFPTVKKYQPEVVWYRNSVPLKPSKWVHTHWSGERATLTLTHLNKEDEGMYTLRVNTKSGFDSYSAYVFVKDADVELEGVPVAPLDVCCHDANKDYVVVTWKQPAVEGSSPILGYYIDRCEVGTHHWAQCNDAPVKYARFPVTGLVEGRSYVFRVRAFNNVGVSRPSRISDPVVAMDPSDRARLRAGPLAPWTGVIKFTEEEPTVGVIPGEPTDVVVTEATKSYVVLAWKPPEQRGHEGVMYYIEKCIQGTDTWQRVNTGMPVKSPRFAIFDLAEGKSYNFRVRCCNSAGVGEPSVPTGDTIVGDKLDLPSAPGNPVATRNTDTSVVVTWGASKDVKHLVGYYIESSVTGTDVWMPCNNKPVKQTRFVCHGLTTGSNYVFRVKAVNAAGYSQNSSNSDAVLVQAAISVPASPTNVNLLEAVKDYMVLGWTAPTDNGGADIRGYFVDYRTVKGNIYGKWHEMNQKALTTTSYKAENLKENVFYQFQVRAMNMAGVSKPSLPTASLECKEWTITIPGPPVGLYVMEVRDTSVVVLWEPPVFDGRSPVNGYYLDIKDASAGEEGWKAVHEKTNKGKFMKVTGLTAGTAYVFRVRSQNLVGVGKPSQDLGPILAQTRPGTKEIYVDVDDNGVISMIFECSEMKEGSQFVWFKNYQEITDTSRLTIATQGGKSRAIFNSLSMEDLGTFSCMVTNTEGISSSYILTEEALLRLLDLSHEHKFPVIPFKNEMAMELLEKGCVRFWAQMEKFTSACQVEYVFNDVIIEQGKKYTMKFDKSSGLIELFMDSLEVTDEGTFTFNLVDGKAKGTTSLVLIGDEFRELQRKSEFERAEWVRKQGPHFVEYLGFTVTQECDVLLKCKLGNIKPVTEIIWSKDSIEIAEDDEDAVKIEKKDCDLTFNIGKWVIKQEQKKGRKKPSAKDVLLPPRPKISKQDAGIYEVFLRDERGKDKSAFNLTEAGYQAVMNELFRVIANSSSDIQIQSSENGIILYSNVTYYDEDLRVGWLHKDAKIAASERVKSGVTGEQLWLKINEPTEKDKGKYTMDIFDGKDGVKRVLDLTGKAWQDAFEEFQRLKAAAIAERNRARVVGGLPDVVAIQEGKSLNLTGNVWGEPAPEVCWVKNDKELVSDDHYKLKFEHGKFASITIAAVTTADSGKYALVVKNKYGKEAGEFTVSVYNPDEESREDKKD, from the exons ATGGACAAGGACAAAGAAGTAATAGGCTACGTCATTCCTATGTTTAGAGCAAA cCATGACGTCGTACGGGGACTGATGGAGGCTCAGGAGGATGATGTTACAGAGGAGGGTATTAACTATGTGGCAATGAGGAACCTGTTTGTCAGGGAGGCCAGGGAGGCCATGGAGGTAAaggttgaaaagaaaacaagatcaAAGCATGTCAGGGAATCAGCAGAGCGCATGGAATTTGACAGAGCG TTGGAGGAGTGGTCAGAGTTTCGTAAGAAAATGCACCCAGATAGGCTGACGCACCCTCCGGAGTTTATTGTCAAGCCCCGTGGACAGACTGTGTGGGAGGGCAAAACAGTCAGGCTGCACTGCACCGTGGCCGGATGGCCAAAACCAAGGATTGCTTG GTATAAGAACAATGTGCTGATCGATGCCAAGGCCCATCCTGAGAAGTACACAGCCGAAAGCACTTACAACATGCACTCCTTGGAGATCAAGAA ttgcgATTTCTTGGACACTGCTCAGTATTATGTCTCCGCTCTCAATGTGAAAGGGGAAGCTTCCTCTGCAGCTACTGTTGTTGTCAAAA GGTTCCAAGATAGAGAAGAAGGTCCATTTGATCCCAAACCAC ATGGTTTTTGCCCTGAGCATGGGGTTACTTTTCATACAAGCATTATTGACAAATTTGAAGTGGCCTTTGGTTGTGAGGGGGAAACACTGAGTCTGGGCTGCACTGTCATCATTTTTCCCACTGTGAAAAAGTACCAGCCTGAAGTTGTGTGGTACAGAAACT CTGTACCTTTGAAGCCCTCCAAGTGGGTGCACACACACTGGTCTGGAGAACGCGCCACTCTCACTCTAACCCACCTTAACAAGGAAGATGAGGGCATGTACACCTTGCGCGTCAACACAAAATCCGGCTTTGACTCCTACTCAGCCTATGTATTTGTCAAAG ATGCTGATGTGGAGCTTGAGGGGGTTCCCGTGGCCCCCCTGGATGTGTGTTGTCACGATGCCAACAAGGACTATGTGGTGGTAACCTGGAAGCAGCCAGCAGTGGAGGGCAGCAGCCCCATCCTCGGATACTACATCGACAG GTGTGAAGTGGGCACCCATCACTGGGCTCAGTGTAATGATGCCCCAGTCAAGTACGCCCGGTTCCCTGTTACAGGGCTGGTGGAGGGGCGTTCTTATGTCTTTAGGGTGCGTGCCTTTAACAACGTGGGAGTCAGTCGTCCATCCCGCATCTCTGATCCTGTGGTTGCCATGGATCCTTCAGACCGAGCTCGACTCAGAG CTGGACCACTGGCACCTTGGACTGGGGTGATCAAGTTCACAGAAGAGGAACCCACTG tGGGTGTGATTCCTGGAGAACCTACTGATGTTGTGGTCACTGAGGCCACCAAGAGTTATGTGGTGCTTGCCTGGAAGCCCCCAGAGCAAAGGGGTCATGAGGGAGTCATGTATTACATTGAgaaa TGTATTCAAGGGACAGACACCTGGCAGAGGGTGAACACTGGGATGCCAGTGAAGTCCCCTCGCTTTGCGATTTTTGACCTGGCAGAGGGTAAATCATACAACTTCCGTGTGCGATGCTGCAACTCCGCTGGCGTGGGCGAGCCCTCCGTACCCACTGGAGACACCATAGTTGGTGACAAACTTG aTCTTCCCTCTGCCCCAGGCAATCCAGTGGCCACCAGGAACACAGATACCTCAGTGGTTGTCACCTGGGGGGCATCTAAGGATGTAAAGCACTTGGTTGGCTATTACATTGAATCTAGTGTGACGGGAACTGATGTGTGGATGCCTTGCAACAATAAACCTGTCAAGCAGACCAG GTTTGTGTGCCACGGCCTCACCACAGGGTCCAACTACGTGTTCAGAGTAAAGGCGGTGAACGCTGCTGGATATAGCCAGAACTCCTCCAATTCTGATGCCGTGCTTGTACAGGCTGCTATCT CTGTACCTGCAAGCCCCACCAATGTGAACCTACTGGAAGCCGTGAAGGACTACATGGTTCTGGGTTGGACTGCACCCACTGACAACGGAGGAGCCGACATTAGAGGATACTTTGTGGATTACAGAACAGTGAAGGGGAACATTTATGGAAAATGGCATGAAATGAACCAAAAGGCTCTAACCACAACTTCCTATAAG GCCGAGAACCTGAAGGAAAACGTCTTCTATCAGTTCCAAGTCCGTGCAATGAACATGGCAGGTGTGAGTAAACCCTCTCTGCCCACTGCAAGTTTGGAGTGCAAGGAATGGACCATTACTATTCCAG GACCCCCTGTTGGTCTCTATGTGATGGAGGTTCGTGACACCTCTGTTGTGGTCTTGTGGGAACCTCCTGTGTTTGATGGACGCAGCCCCGTCAACGGCTACTACCTGGACATCAAGGACGCGTCTGCAGGCGAGGAAGGCTGGAAGGCTGTGCATGAGAAGACCAACAAGGGAAAGTTCAtgaag GTGACTGGGCTGACAGCAGGAACAGCCTACGTCTTCCGTGTGCGTTCTCAGAATCTTGTTGGAGTTGGAAAACCCTCCCAAGATTTGGGTCCAATTCTGGCCCAGACTCGCCCTG GCACCAAGGAGATTTATGTGGATGTTGATGACAACGGTGTCATTTCTATGATTTTTGAATGCTCTGAGATGAAAGAAGGCTCACAGTTTGTCTGGTTCAAGAACTACCAGGAAATCACAGACACATCTCGTCTCACTATTGCCACCCAGGGCGGCAA ATCCAGAGCTATCTTTAACAGTCTCTCTATGGAGGATCTGGGCACCTTCTCCTGTATGGTCACCAACACCGAAGGCATCTCCTCTAGCTACATTCTCACTGAGGAGG CCCTCCTGCGTCTCCTGGACCTTAGCCATGAACACAAGTTCCCTG TTATTCCCTTCAAGAATGAAATGGCCATGGAGCTGCTTGAGAAAGGCTGTGTGCGGTTTTGGGCTCAGATGGAGAAATTCACTTCTGCCTGCCAAGTGGAGTATGTTTTCAATGATGTCATCATTGAACAAGGAAAG aaatacacGATGAAGTTCGACAAGTCCAGCGGCCTTATAGAACTATTTATGGACTCTCTGGAAGTCACTGATGAAGGAACATTTACCTTTAACCTGGTGGATGGCAAGGCTAAGGGCACTACAAGTCTAGTGCTAATTGGAGATG aatTTAGGGAGCTACAAAGGAAATCTGAGTTTGAGAGAGCAGAATGGGTCAGGAAACAAG GTCCTCACTTTGTTGAGTACCTTGGCTTTACTGTCACTCAAGAATGTGATGTGCTGCTAAAATGCAAG CTTGGAAATATCAAACCAGTGACTGAGATCATATGGTCTAAGGACAGCATTGAGATTGCAGAGGATGATGAGGATGCTGTGAAAATCGAGAAAAAGGACTGCGACCTGACCTTTAATATTGGAAAG TGGGTTATTAAGCAAGAgcaaaagaaaggaaggaaaaaaccATCTGCAAAGGACGTTCTCCTGCCACCAAGGCCTAAA atcTCCAAGCAAGACGCAGGTATCTACGAGGTCTTCCTGAGAGACGAGAGAGGAAAAGATAAGAGCGCCTTCAATCTTACAGAAGCAG GATACCAAGCTGTAATGAATGAGCTCTTCAGAGTTATTG CCAATTCTTCCAGTGACATTCAAATTCAGAGTTCTGAAAATGGCATCATCCTCTACTCCAATGTGACATATTATGATGAGGACCTGCGTGTCGGCTGGCTTCACAA AGATGCCAAGATTGCAGCTTCAGAGAGAGTTAAGTCCGGCGTCACAGGGGAGCAGCTTTGGCTTAAGATCAATGAACCCACAGAGAAGGACAAGGGCAAATACACCATGGATATCTTTGATGGCAAGGATGGAGTAAAGAGAGTCTTGGATCTGACTGGCAAGG CATGGCAGGATGCATTTGAAGAATTCCAAAGGCTCAA AGCAGCAGCAATTGCAGAAAGAA ACCGCGCTCGTGTTGTTGGAGGCCTGCCAGATGTGGTTGCAATCCAGGAGGGCAAG tcCCTGAACTTGACTGGCAACGTGTGGGGCGAGCCGGCGCCTGAGGTGTGCTGGGTGAAGAACGACAAGGAGCTGGTGTCGGATGACCACTACAAGCTGAAGTTTGAGCATGGCAAGTTTGCCAGCATCACAATCGCAGCTGTCACCACGGCCGACTCTGGCAAATACGCCCTCGTGGTGAAGAACAAGTACGGCAAGGAGGCCGGCGAGTTCACTGTCAGCGTGTACAACCCTGAcgaggagagcagagaggacaAGAAAGACTAA